Proteins from a genomic interval of Bifidobacterium longum subsp. infantis ATCC 15697 = JCM 1222 = DSM 20088:
- a CDS encoding F0F1 ATP synthase subunit epsilon produces the protein MAAEKTTMKVNIVAADHPVWHGEATSVTIPASEGGMGILPDHEPVLTVIKQGTLTVVEPDGDRHMFEVTDGFISFDSNKLTVAVERGHDVQYSGIAE, from the coding sequence ATGGCTGCGGAAAAAACCACGATGAAGGTCAACATCGTCGCCGCTGACCACCCTGTGTGGCACGGCGAGGCGACGAGTGTGACCATTCCCGCCTCTGAGGGCGGCATGGGCATCCTGCCCGACCATGAGCCTGTGCTCACAGTGATCAAGCAGGGTACGCTCACCGTGGTTGAGCCCGATGGCGATCGTCACATGTTCGAGGTGACCGACGGATTCATTTCCTTCGACTCGAACAAACTCACCGTGGCGGTCGAGCGCGGCCACGACGTCCAGTACTCCGGCATCGCCGAGTGA
- the nucS gene encoding endonuclease NucS, translating into MRVIVADCSAEYSGRLNASLPLAKRVLLIKADSSLLIFSELGSYKPLNWMTAPCTIREIDPAAKSAQHSRESVAGGAVDGDSATHSPESVAAGEPEKVLRVSADKGSDILEVTLQHIYSDQTYDLGEDPGLIKDGVEDHLQRYLAEQIERIGKGAKLVRREYPTAIGPVDIMAVNAEGEHVAVEIKRHGGIDGVEQLTRYCELLNRDPLLAPVHGIFAAQTITPQAQVLAKDRGFTCLILDYDDMKGTEDDSLRLF; encoded by the coding sequence ATGCGAGTTATTGTTGCCGACTGTTCGGCCGAGTATTCGGGCCGCCTCAACGCCTCACTGCCCCTGGCCAAACGTGTATTGCTGATCAAGGCCGATTCCAGCCTGTTGATTTTCTCCGAATTGGGCTCCTACAAGCCGCTGAACTGGATGACCGCGCCCTGCACGATTCGTGAGATCGACCCAGCCGCCAAATCTGCGCAACATTCCCGGGAAAGTGTCGCTGGTGGGGCTGTGGATGGTGATTCCGCGACGCATTCCCCGGAAAGTGTCGCCGCTGGTGAGCCGGAAAAGGTGTTACGTGTCAGCGCCGACAAGGGCTCGGACATTCTTGAAGTGACGCTGCAACACATCTATTCCGACCAAACCTATGATCTGGGCGAAGATCCGGGTCTCATCAAGGATGGCGTGGAAGACCATCTGCAGCGCTATCTGGCCGAGCAGATCGAGCGTATCGGCAAGGGAGCCAAGCTGGTGCGTCGCGAATACCCGACCGCCATTGGCCCAGTGGATATTATGGCCGTGAATGCCGAAGGCGAGCATGTGGCTGTGGAAATCAAACGTCACGGCGGCATTGATGGCGTCGAGCAGCTGACTCGCTACTGCGAACTGCTCAATCGTGATCCGCTGCTGGCCCCGGTGCACGGCATCTTCGCCGCACAAACCATCACGCCGCAAGCCCAGGTCTTGGCCAAGGACCGTGGCTTCACCTGCCTCATTCTCGATTACGACGATATGAAAGGCACCGAGGACGACAGTCTCAGGCTGTTCTAG
- the atpD gene encoding F0F1 ATP synthase subunit beta — protein sequence MADNQTTAAEPTNGRVTRVQGSVIDVEFPVGHLPDIYNALKVTIVNTGAKEEGEAKETEITLEVEQHLGDSTVRCVALKPTDGLVRGASVSDTGVPISVPVGDVTKGHVFDVSGNILNKKPDETITVSERWPIHRNPPAFDQLESKTQMFETGIKVIDLLTPYVQGGKIGLFGGAGVGKTVLIQEMIQRVAQNHGGVSVFAGVGERTREGNDLIGEMAEAGVLEKTALVFGQMDEQPGTRLRVPLTALTMAEYFRDVQNQDVLLFIDNIFRFTQAGSEVSTLLGRMPSAVGYQPNLADEMGSLQERITSTRGHSITSLQAIYVPADDYTDPAPATTFAHLDATTELSRDIASKGIYPAVDPLSSTSRILDPRYVGQAHYDCANRVKAILQRNKELQDIIALIGIDELSEEDKTTVNRARKIEQFLGQNFYVAEKFTGRPGSYVPADETIEAFTRICDGVYDDVPEQAFSGIGGIDDLEEKWHNMQKELGA from the coding sequence ATGGCTGACAACCAGACCACTGCGGCCGAGCCTACCAACGGTCGCGTCACCCGCGTCCAGGGCTCGGTTATCGACGTTGAATTCCCGGTGGGTCATCTGCCCGACATCTACAACGCCCTGAAAGTAACGATCGTCAACACCGGCGCCAAGGAAGAAGGCGAGGCGAAGGAGACCGAGATCACCCTCGAGGTCGAACAGCACCTCGGTGATTCCACAGTCCGTTGCGTCGCTCTGAAGCCCACCGACGGCCTGGTCCGTGGTGCCTCCGTCTCCGACACCGGCGTCCCGATCTCCGTGCCTGTCGGCGACGTGACCAAGGGCCACGTCTTCGATGTGTCCGGTAACATCCTCAACAAGAAGCCGGATGAGACCATCACCGTCTCCGAGCGTTGGCCAATCCACCGCAACCCGCCGGCCTTCGATCAGCTGGAGTCCAAGACCCAGATGTTCGAGACGGGCATCAAGGTCATCGACCTGCTGACCCCGTACGTGCAGGGCGGCAAGATCGGTCTGTTCGGTGGTGCAGGTGTGGGCAAGACCGTGCTGATTCAGGAAATGATTCAGCGCGTGGCCCAGAACCACGGTGGTGTGTCCGTGTTCGCTGGCGTCGGCGAGCGTACCCGTGAGGGTAACGATCTGATCGGCGAAATGGCCGAGGCCGGCGTGCTTGAGAAGACCGCACTGGTCTTTGGCCAGATGGATGAGCAGCCGGGCACCCGTCTGCGCGTCCCGCTGACCGCACTGACCATGGCAGAGTACTTCCGTGACGTGCAGAACCAGGACGTGCTGCTGTTCATCGACAACATCTTCCGCTTCACCCAGGCCGGTTCCGAGGTGTCCACCCTGCTGGGTCGTATGCCTTCCGCCGTGGGTTACCAGCCGAACCTGGCCGATGAGATGGGTTCCCTTCAGGAGCGCATCACCTCGACCCGTGGTCACTCGATCACCTCGTTGCAGGCCATTTACGTGCCGGCCGATGATTACACCGACCCGGCCCCGGCCACGACCTTCGCCCACCTGGATGCGACCACCGAGCTTTCCCGTGACATCGCCTCCAAGGGCATCTACCCGGCCGTGGATCCGCTGAGCTCCACTTCGCGAATCCTCGATCCGCGTTACGTGGGCCAGGCCCACTACGACTGCGCCAACCGCGTCAAGGCGATTCTGCAGCGCAACAAGGAACTGCAGGACATCATCGCCCTGATCGGTATCGACGAGCTCAGCGAGGAAGACAAGACCACCGTGAACCGTGCCCGCAAGATCGAGCAGTTCCTCGGCCAGAACTTCTACGTGGCCGAGAAGTTCACCGGTCGCCCCGGCTCCTACGTGCCGGCCGACGAGACCATCGAAGCCTTCACCCGCATCTGCGACGGCGTGTACGACGACGTCCCGGAGCAGGCGTTCTCCGGCATCGGCGGCATCGACGACCTCGAAGAGAAGTGGCACAACATGCAGAAGGAACTGGGTGCGTGA
- a CDS encoding FKBP-type peptidyl-prolyl cis-trans isomerase, giving the protein MRKSVKSMLSPLGKAVALACSLAMCVSLAACSSSSSDSKSSSSDSSSSSDSSDKKGQIAGVTAKGKLGEKPTISFNTPMTVSDGSYVVLQKGDGDVIEEGDRVCAQGIALNVKDGTELMDTWTKNTPDCSLKVDSKTLSSTYYNQIKGAKINTTIGFGVNAQDSSGYSYILAMTFVSKSKDLKKATGEEVKNVPANLPKVTRAKNGKPSIDMNGQGSVDSLISQTLIKGNGAKLTDKNTVVVKYTGWLTNGKQFDSSWDRDSTIDADLFSDSSGQHQVIEGWQKGLVGQTVGSQVLLVIPPDQAYGDKEQGSIPANSTLVFVIDILAAY; this is encoded by the coding sequence ATGCGTAAGTCTGTTAAGTCTATGTTATCCCCCCTCGGCAAGGCCGTTGCTCTTGCCTGTTCACTGGCGATGTGCGTGTCGCTGGCTGCCTGCTCCAGTTCGAGCTCGGACTCGAAATCCTCTTCTTCCGATTCCTCTTCATCTTCCGACTCTTCTGACAAGAAGGGCCAAATTGCCGGCGTGACCGCCAAGGGCAAGCTCGGCGAGAAGCCGACCATCTCCTTTAATACGCCGATGACCGTGTCCGACGGCTCCTATGTGGTGCTGCAAAAGGGCGATGGCGACGTGATCGAGGAGGGCGACCGCGTCTGTGCCCAAGGCATCGCGCTCAACGTTAAAGACGGCACCGAGCTCATGGACACCTGGACCAAGAACACGCCGGATTGCTCGCTGAAGGTGGATTCCAAGACCCTCTCCTCGACCTACTACAACCAGATCAAGGGCGCCAAGATCAACACCACGATCGGCTTTGGCGTCAACGCTCAGGATTCGTCCGGATACTCTTACATTCTGGCGATGACGTTTGTCTCCAAGTCCAAGGACCTGAAGAAGGCCACTGGCGAGGAAGTCAAGAATGTGCCGGCCAATCTGCCGAAGGTGACGCGAGCCAAGAATGGCAAGCCGTCCATTGACATGAACGGTCAGGGTTCGGTTGATTCGCTGATCTCGCAGACGCTGATCAAGGGTAACGGCGCCAAGCTGACCGACAAGAACACCGTGGTGGTCAAGTACACCGGTTGGCTTACGAATGGCAAGCAGTTCGATTCGTCCTGGGATCGCGATTCCACAATCGACGCCGATCTGTTCAGCGATTCCAGCGGCCAGCATCAGGTTATCGAGGGCTGGCAGAAGGGTCTGGTCGGCCAGACCGTCGGCTCTCAGGTTCTGCTGGTGATTCCGCCGGATCAGGCCTATGGAGATAAGGAGCAAGGTTCGATTCCCGCCAACTCCACGTTGGTCTTCGTAATCGATATTCTCGCCGCGTACTAA
- a CDS encoding F0F1 ATP synthase subunit gamma — MGSQLALKSRIHSTESLAKIFNAQEMIASSHIAKARDVALNAKPYSDAIFDAVQALVAHTHITHPIAVKDENNPRVAVLALTSDRGMAGPYTSSIIRETESLLSRLDAAGKQPELFVYGRRGSTYYKYRNRDIAATWEGNTDQPGVEIAETISDTLMDAYMKPAEKGGVSELYIVYTEFINMVVQKVRVLRMLPVEIVQNETKVPSPDEAAPSTADIAPLYTFEPSLEKVLDAILPKYIQSRIHECLLTAAASETASRQNAMHTATDNARNLIDDLTRKLNASRQASITQELTEIIGSADALTKKEE, encoded by the coding sequence ATGGGCTCGCAACTCGCATTGAAATCACGCATCCACTCCACCGAGTCGTTGGCGAAGATCTTCAACGCTCAGGAGATGATCGCGTCTTCGCATATCGCCAAGGCCCGTGATGTGGCCCTGAACGCGAAGCCGTACTCCGATGCGATTTTCGATGCCGTGCAAGCGTTGGTGGCCCACACCCATATCACGCATCCGATTGCGGTGAAGGACGAGAACAACCCGCGTGTGGCCGTTCTCGCCCTCACCTCGGATCGTGGCATGGCCGGCCCGTACACCTCTTCGATTATCCGTGAAACGGAGTCGCTGCTGTCCCGCCTTGATGCGGCAGGCAAGCAGCCGGAGCTGTTCGTGTACGGGCGTCGCGGTTCGACGTACTACAAGTACCGCAATCGTGACATCGCGGCGACGTGGGAAGGAAACACCGACCAGCCCGGCGTGGAAATCGCTGAAACGATCTCCGACACCCTGATGGACGCCTACATGAAACCGGCCGAGAAGGGTGGAGTCTCCGAACTCTACATCGTCTACACCGAGTTCATCAACATGGTGGTGCAGAAGGTGCGCGTGCTGCGCATGCTGCCGGTCGAGATCGTGCAGAACGAGACCAAGGTGCCGTCGCCCGATGAAGCGGCCCCGTCCACTGCGGACATCGCCCCGCTGTACACGTTCGAGCCCAGTCTCGAAAAGGTGTTGGACGCGATTCTGCCGAAGTACATCCAGTCCCGAATCCACGAGTGCCTGCTGACCGCAGCCGCGTCGGAAACCGCAAGCCGCCAGAACGCCATGCACACGGCGACCGACAACGCGCGAAACCTGATCGATGACCTTACCCGCAAGCTCAACGCTTCCCGTCAGGCCTCGATCACCCAGGAACTTACCGAAATCATCGGCAGCGCCGACGCGCTGACCAAGAAGGAAGAGTAG